In the genome of bacterium, the window ACTTTATACTAAACTTAAATTGCTGGTTAACTCGAATAACTAAATTGTGAAAATCGTCATTGCGAGCATATCAAAGCAATCTATTTTATTTTTATAGATTGCTTTGATATGCTCTTCGGGCTTCCACGCAATGACAGATTCAATTCAAGTTAATTGTCAAAAGACTGTTTTTTAGGCTTTTGATTGCTGTTTTTTTACTATTTGCCCCTTTGCTTCCTGCAATCTGGCAACAGCCATTAGATTTAATTGATTATCTTTTTCGATAAATTCGCCTTTTGTTCTCGCTGTATCTGTCAAGACTTCTATTTTAGCTTCCAGAAGTTTTAATTTACTTCTTCTGTCCTCTTTATCAAGCCATGAGTCAAGTTCTGTTTTGAAGACCTCTGCAGACAGGGTATTTCCACCTTTGCCGAGTTTACTGAAACATTTATCTCCATATTCATTGATAAAGTCTTTATGGAAATCAACAATCATTTCAGCAACTTTTGAAGACGTTTTTATCATCAAGGAAACATCCTGTTTGTTTTCTTTAAGCATCATTTTGGGGTCTGTGATAAAACCTGTAGAAGGACCTAAGCCGTAATGGTTTATTCCTATCTTCGCAGTTTTAATAGCTCCTTCTAAATCAACAGAAGGTCCGTAAGTACTTCTACCATTAAACATCATTCTTTCGGTGTAAATTGATCCGTAAGAAACGGCCATTTGTGCAATCAATGCATCAAAGGTTCTGGCTCCTCCTTCTCCCTTACCGAAGAAGACAGCTCCTAAGAACCCTGATGAACGCTGGTCAAATGTTATAAAGTCTACTTCATCAGGTTTTAACCATTTTTCTGTCGGCATATTAAATAATGTTTGCCCAACGATTGCATGTCCTAGTTCATGTTTGATTGTTCCTTTATTATCCCAATCAGGGAGTTCTGTTTTTATTTGATGACCTGCAATTAGTTCAAGCAATGACTCAAGAACATCATTAATAGTTAAGTTTTTATTATCATGTCTTTTGTTTGCAATTGCGTTTGCCTTGTCAATGATCGTTTTTAACTCTGCTCCGCTTGCTCCGTTAGTAACTTTTGCCGTTTCTTTAATGATTTTTTCTTTACTTTCTTTATTTTCAAATTTCAAATCTTTTGTAAGCAAAGTTATTGTAGAAATCCTTGCATTCAAGCTTTGAGCATTGTCAGGGGTTTGAATTTTTGTGTTAAACAAACCGGTTTTGTTAAACGCCTCCTGCATGAATTCAGGATTATTACTTGAAGCTAAAACAACAACATTTATATCACTGTTTTTATTATCAATTTTCTTTATTTCTTCAAAAACTTCTTTGCGGTAAACATCTAAGCCGCTTTTTCCCATGGGATCAGGAGATAAAACATCAAAATCATCAATATATAAGAAGGCTGTTTTATTATCACTATCTCTTGCCGCTGATTTTACGGCATCAAAAATTTCTTTTGGCGGAACTTTCTTTGCCAAAAGCTTTAAAGTAGATACTTCCATAAGCGGGGAATTTGTTTCTCCCGCAATAGCTTTTGCAAGAAGAGTTTTTCCTGAGCCTGTGTCTCCTGATATCAAAACACTGCTTGGCGGCGCATCCTGTGATTTTTTTGATTTTTTGGAACTTATTTTATTAGTTATAGATTCTTTTATAAGACTTTCCAGCGGGGCTATGCCGCCAACGTCTTTTAATTTTGTTTTTGTATCAAGAATAAGGTTAAAAGGATTTGAATCATCAGGCTCTTCTAACAATTCAGGATATGCCGTAACAGCTTTATCTAAATTTTTAGGAGTAATGACAGAATAAGTCGAATTTTTGTTTAAACGTTTTTTCAAAAGCGCAGCAGGAATTGCATCTAAAAGAAACTCCAGAGCTTTGCCGGGATTAGCGCCATCAATCTTTTTTGTCGCGTCCACAGCCTTATCTATTGTTTTATCAGAAATATCTACATTGTCAGGCAGAAAAGGATAAATTAAAATATCTTTATTTGCTTTCAAAAAACTTTTAGTTTCCGGAGCGCCTATAGAAGGCAGTTGAATTATTCTTGCCGAAGTATCCTCTTCCAGTATTTTTTCTATTTCTTTGGAAAATATTTGTTTTTTGCCTGAGTCAGAAGATTCTATGTCAAGAAGATCGGCTAATGGATTTTCAGAAGATTTCTCAGTCTGTAAC includes:
- a CDS encoding ATP-binding protein yields the protein MIKLSNVLNLPAKQDYNIKNKQEKNNLTEVSENPTNIKLISPSSENLKANYLSFGATKKDAANKKEELPPFLTDMLSEKDLSIALKLKPYEKTAELIAQNCFSGDNTMLAFEEGAMPDVATNSFASMLAQGKFKNLGMTKENTAVYFIDTELASANFGENFSKRINEKMAQKGEAADFNSIMEEERQKPDPDIQKAQNLWIKKTEEGKNVILILSDPTKISLMFNSPKIKTVSFAPLQTEKSSENPLADLLDIESSDSGKKQIFSKEIEKILEEDTSARIIQLPSIGAPETKSFLKANKDILIYPFLPDNVDISDKTIDKAVDATKKIDGANPGKALEFLLDAIPAALLKKRLNKNSTYSVITPKNLDKAVTAYPELLEEPDDSNPFNLILDTKTKLKDVGGIAPLESLIKESITNKISSKKSKKSQDAPPSSVLISGDTGSGKTLLAKAIAGETNSPLMEVSTLKLLAKKVPPKEIFDAVKSAARDSDNKTAFLYIDDFDVLSPDPMGKSGLDVYRKEVFEEIKKIDNKNSDINVVVLASSNNPEFMQEAFNKTGLFNTKIQTPDNAQSLNARISTITLLTKDLKFENKESKEKIIKETAKVTNGASGAELKTIIDKANAIANKRHDNKNLTINDVLESLLELIAGHQIKTELPDWDNKGTIKHELGHAIVGQTLFNMPTEKWLKPDEVDFITFDQRSSGFLGAVFFGKGEGGARTFDALIAQMAVSYGSIYTERMMFNGRSTYGPSVDLEGAIKTAKIGINHYGLGPSTGFITDPKMMLKENKQDVSLMIKTSSKVAEMIVDFHKDFINEYGDKCFSKLGKGGNTLSAEVFKTELDSWLDKEDRRSKLKLLEAKIEVLTDTARTKGEFIEKDNQLNLMAVARLQEAKGQIVKKQQSKA